One region of Triticum aestivum cultivar Chinese Spring chromosome 6B, IWGSC CS RefSeq v2.1, whole genome shotgun sequence genomic DNA includes:
- the LOC123133533 gene encoding S-(+)-linalool synthase, chloroplastic, which translates to MAAAAHAFFSLSSVEPVLHSALPVAGNGGRSGRNHGFFRPSTVICPGREPASHGLSDDFDFQESLTNVQALLHHHPTSGRGLLTTVDHLKRLCIDHYFQDEIDTIVDSCADLIHGDDLLYATLSLRLMREAGYCVSADDVLRKFANDNGDFNLGLSKDVRGLLSLQDMSHLNMGEPSLYKANEFSSKHLRFAIKYLEPNLARYVRQSLDHPYHVSLMQYKARHHLSYLQNWPTRNMAIENLACAEFQIKKLQHHREMQEVRRWWMDLGLAQDVPAARDQLLKWYMWPMTVLEGFSFSRYRIEITKIISIVYIVDDIFDLVATQEEISLFNEAIKMWDLAAADSLPNYMISCYKALYTITNDIADMVRKEHGANPINHLRKAWATLFDGFMIEGKWLSTNQVPTSEDYLRNGIITSGAPLVFLHLFFMLGHDLTEGNKDNIHRVISCPAKIMRLWDDMGSAKDESQEGLDGSYKELYQRENPRGDADGHMLDMIASEWECLNNECFSGMKLTLSHSFITASLNFARMVRVMYGYDDEQKLPILEDYTRMLLF; encoded by the exons ATGGCTGCTGCTGCGCATGCCTTCTTCTCCTTGTCCTCGGTCGAGCCGGTGCTCCATTCGGCTTTACCGGTAGCTGGCAATGGTGGCCGGAGCGGCCGCAACCATGGCTTCTTCCGCCCTTCGACGGTGATATGTCCCGGGCGGGAGCCTGCGTCCCATGGGCTGTCCGATGATTTTGACTTCCAG GAAAGCCTAACGAATGTTCAAGCATTGCTACATCACCATCCAACGAGTGGACGAGGCTTATTGACCACTGTCGATCACCTCAAGCGCCTCTGCATCGACCACTATTTCCAAGACGAGATAGACACCATCGTGGACTCATGTGCAGATCTCATCCATGGTGACGATCTGCTTTATGCAACCCTTTCATTGAGGTTGATGAGAGAAGCTGGGTATTGTGTTTCGGCAG ACGATGTTCTTCGGAAGTTCGCAAATGATAATGGTGATTTCAACCTTGGGCTCAGCAAAGACGTTAGAGGGCTGCTGAGCTTGCAAGACATGTCACACCTCAACATGGGAGAGCCATCACTCTACAAGGCAAATGAATTCTCAAGCAAGCATCTTAGATTTGCAATTAAGTATTTGGAGCCAAACCTTGCAAGATATGTGAGGCAGTCATTAGACCATCCCTATCATGTGAGTCTGATGCAATACAAGGCAAGGCACCATCTGAGCTACCTGCAGAACTGGCCCACTAGGAACATGGCAATTGAGAATCTGGCATGTGCAGAGTTTCAGATTAAGAAGTTGCAGCATCACAGGGAGATGCAAGAGGTTAGGAG ATGGTGGATGGATCTGGGATTGGCTCAAGATGTACCGGCTGCAAGGGACCAACTTCTTAAATGGTACATGTGGCCCATGACTGTCCTAGAGGGTTTCTCCTTCTCTAGATATCGGATCGAGATCACAAAGATCATATCCATAGTCTACATTGTGGATGACATCTTTGATCTTGTCGCCACACAAGAGGAGATCTCTCTCTTTAATGAAGCGATCAAAAT GTGGGATCTTGCAGCTGCTGACTCACTTCCCAACTACATGATATCATGTTACAAGGCTCTTTACACCATTACAAACGATATTGCCGACATGGTTAGAAAAGAGCATGGAGCGAACCCTATCAATCATCTCAGGAAAGCT TGGGCAACTCTGTTTGATGGATTCATGATCGAGGGGAAATGGTTATCTACTAATCAAGTCCCTACATCCGAGGACTACCTAAGAAATGGAATCATCACTTCAGGAGCACCACTTGTTTTCCTACATCTTTTCTTCATGTTAGGGCATGATTTAACAGAGGGCAACAAAGACAACATTCATCGGGTCATCTCCTGCCCTGCAAAGATAATGAGGCTCTGGGACGACATGGGTAGTGCAAAG GATGAATCACAAGAAGGGCTAGATGGATCATACAAAGAGTTATACCAGAGAGAAAATCCTCGTGGTGATGCCGATGGGCACATGTTGGATATGATTGCGAGTGAATGGGAGTGTCTGAACAACGAATGCTTCTCCGGGATGAAGTTAACATTATCGCATAGCTTCATCACGGCATCACTAAACTTTGCAAGGATGGTCCGCGTCATGTATGGCTACGACGACGAGCAAAAACTCCCCATCCTTGAGGATTACACCAGGATGTTGCTCTTCTAA